A stretch of the Candidatus Woesearchaeota archaeon genome encodes the following:
- a CDS encoding polyprenyl synthetase family protein: MGVLGVLGTLGSLDLEQINTSNNFEQLPDVFKEYGKSILSICYNPIELREKGKNLGMINGLTEIFEDQIKKEKNYSNRLEGSVQLLGLMYCSFFEPKEIKTDINHEKNLKALQGLELETLVIDQAIDNPEKYNDLDLRSTNSRILYSIVTTDFYETVENSKLSNDKKFKIIKGWNNLLGDIYVGQSIDLIYTGIGPISEKDYLHMIGKTTANFVKYSAELGATYAMLNEEQTVAAEELGFNLGIAFQIRDDWEDFQKDIEEGKSRAFMTKEALTWLPENYRKFVTENHSRRKEEIIEIIKDSGIPVYVKDLNNEHVEKAKELISGIHDFSIKNRLEELTNIIKI; encoded by the coding sequence ATGGGCGTATTAGGCGTATTAGGAACTTTAGGATCTCTTGATTTAGAACAGATTAATACTTCAAATAATTTTGAACAATTACCTGACGTGTTTAAAGAATATGGCAAATCAATACTTTCGATTTGTTATAACCCTATTGAATTACGAGAAAAAGGGAAGAATTTAGGGATGATAAACGGATTGACTGAAATATTTGAAGACCAAATAAAGAAGGAAAAAAATTATTCAAACAGACTTGAAGGTTCAGTTCAATTATTGGGCTTAATGTATTGCTCTTTTTTTGAACCTAAAGAAATAAAGACGGATATAAATCATGAGAAAAATTTGAAAGCTTTACAAGGATTAGAACTTGAAACGCTAGTAATAGATCAGGCAATAGATAATCCTGAAAAGTATAATGATTTAGATTTACGATCAACAAATTCAAGAATACTTTATTCTATTGTTACAACTGATTTTTATGAAACAGTAGAAAATTCTAAGTTGTCTAATGATAAAAAATTCAAAATTATAAAAGGATGGAATAACCTATTAGGCGATATCTATGTTGGGCAATCTATCGATTTAATATACACAGGCATTGGTCCGATTTCTGAAAAAGATTATTTGCATATGATTGGAAAGACGACTGCTAATTTTGTTAAATACTCTGCTGAACTTGGTGCAACTTATGCTATGTTAAACGAGGAGCAAACAGTCGCTGCCGAAGAGTTGGGATTTAATTTAGGGATAGCTTTTCAAATAAGAGATGATTGGGAAGATTTCCAAAAAGATATTGAAGAAGGAAAAAGCAGAGCTTTTATGACAAAAGAAGCATTGACTTGGTTACCAGAAAATTACAGAAAATTTGTAACTGAAAATCATTCGAGAAGAAAAGAAGAGATTATTGAAATTATTAAGGATTCAGGAATTCCAGTATATGTAAAGGATTTGAATAATGAGCATGTTGAGAAAGCTAAAGAATTAATAAGTGGTATTCACGACTTCAGTATAAAGAATAGGCTAGAAGAACTAACAAATATTATTAAAATTTAG